The following is a genomic window from Moorella sp. Hama-1.
ACGGCCCGGCCGCCTGGCTACCAGGCGACAGCGTGCCCTCCTGGCCGGCCAATGGCCCTCCGGCTGTCCCGCCACCGGGTGGCGGAACTTCCGCCCCGGCCTGGCCGGTAATTAGCAAAACACCCGCCCAGGAACAGAGACCCAGTAGTAAGGCCAGGAGTAACACTCTTATTTTTTGCACCCCACCGCCCCCTCTGCCTGGCTTGCTCTCTTTTTACTTATATTAGCGATGGGGTTAAAATATGAATGAAAACTACTTGAGCAGCATCGGCGCAAAACTCTTCCCGGGCAGTTTGTAAGGCACGCCTAGGAGTTCCGCTACCGTGGCACCCAGGTCGGCGAAGGTCGAGCGTACGCCGATATTCAGGGGCCGGACACGTTTGCCGTAAATCAATAGGGGTACATACTCCCGGGAGTGATCGGTGCTTGGGGTGGTCGGGTCACACCCGTGGTCGGCCGTAAGGATCAGGACGTCATCCCCCTCCAGGCCCGCCAGCAATTCCGGCAAGCGCCGGTCGAAGGCCTCGAGGGCGGCGGCATAACCGGCCACGTCATTGCGGTGGCCGTAGCGCATATCGAAGTCCACCAGGTTGGTAAAAATCAGCCCCCGCTCACCTTCCCGCAGGTAGTTGCAGATCTGGTCGACGCCGTCCATATTATCATGGGTATGAATCCAGCGGGTAATGCCCCGGCCGGCAAAAATATCTTTTATTTTGCCCACTGCCATGACCTCCAGGCCGGCGGCAGTCACGGCATCCAGGAGAGTCGGTTGCGGCGGTTCCAGGGAGAAATCCTGGCGCCGGTCGGTGCGAATGAAGTGTCCCGGTTCTCCGATAAAGGGCCGCGCGATTACCCGGCCGACGGCGTGTTCGCCGGTGAGGATTTTCCTGGCTACCTTGCAGTAGCGGTATAATTCCTCCACCGGGATAACCTCTTCATGGGCGGCAATCTGGAAGACACTGTCGGCCGAGGTATAGACAATGGGGTAACCGGTGCGCACATGCTCGGCCCCCAGCTCTTCGATGATCACCGTACCCGAAGCCGGTTTATTGCCCAGGACCCGCCGGCCGATGGCCTTTTCAAAGGGCTCAATCACCTCCGGCGGGAAACCGTGGGGGTAGAGGGGGAAGGGCCGTTCCAGGATCAGGCCGGCCAGCTCCCAGTGACCGCTGGTAGTATCCTTGCCGGCCGTCCGGGAGGCCATCTTCCCCCAGGCGGCTTCAGGCAGCCCTACCGGCGGAATACCTCGCAGGGGAATAATATTGCCCAATCCCAGGCGGGTCAGGTTAGGCAGTTTAAGGTTTACGGCAGCAGCTATATTACCCAGGGTGTTGCTGCCTTCGTCACCGTACTTGGCGGCGTCGGGCAGGGCACCGACACCGACGCTATCCAGCACGATCAGGATGACACGGTCTGAATCCATGATTAGGGCTCCTCCGAAATGCGGTAATAATTATTTACGCCCGAGGATGGGCTTTATCATAGACCTCGCGAATCTTCTTTCTGGTCAGGTGGGTGTAAATCTGGGTGGTACCGATATCGGCGTGTCCTAGGAGTTCTTGCACCGAACGCAGATCGGCGCCATTTTCCAGGAGATGGGTAGCAAAGGAATGGCGCAGGGTATGGGGCGTGATGTCCTTTTTCAAATTGGCCGCCCGGACATACCCCTTCAGGATTTTCCAGCAGCCCTGGCGGGAAAGGCGCCGGCCGTGATGGTTCACAAACAGGGCCGGCTCCGTCGCCTTTTTAACTAGTTTCCCCCGCCCGTGCTCCAGGTATGTCCGGACATGGAAACAGGCCACTTGACCCATGGGAACTACCCTTTCTTTAGATCCTTTGCCCAGGCAGCGGACAAACTCCCCTTCCAGGTGAACCTGATCGATGTTCAGGGACACGAGTTCCGATACCCGCAGGCCGGTGGCGTAAAGGAGTTCGAGCATGGCCTTGTCCCGCAGGCCTGCCGGTGTATCCGGGCGCGGCTGGTTCAGGAGTTTTTCTACTTCGGCTACCGTCAGGACCTGGGGTAACTTCTTGGACTGGCGGGGTGATTCCAGATTGCTGGTGGGGTTGCTTTCGACCAGGCGCTCCCGCAACAAAAAATGGTAAAAGGATTTCAGGGCCGCCAGGTGCTGGGAGATAGTCGCCGGCGAACGCCCCTCTTGTTGCATTTTCACCACATAGGCTACCATTAACCCGCGGGTCACATCCCCCGGGTTTTTAATCCCCGCCCCCTCCATGTATTGCAGGAACTGTTGCAGGTCACTGTTATAGGAAGCCAGGGTGTTTTCAGCCAGGCCCCGTTCTACCACCAGGTAATAAAGAAACTCATCTACCAGCTCGCGCACGCTGCACCACCATTCCCCATAAGTTTACCAGATTATTTCCACATGTAAAGGTAAAAGTCCTCCAACAGCACCAAAAAAAACCACAAAAAAATCCGCCCCTCCGGGCGGATGGCGTTTATTCACCCCGATAAAACCCTCTGAGCTTTTCCAGTAAACCTTCCAGGCGACCGGAATCCTGGACCGCCGGGGCCGAGGCCGGCTGTTCCTGTCTTTGAATGTTGGCCGGCACGTTACCCTGCTCGGCCAGGTTGGCAGGATGCCCCCCCAGCAGTTGCCCCAGCACTACTGTTACCACCAGCACCGCCGCCAGGAACCACACTATTTTCCGCCGCCAGTTGCTAATGGATACGACAATCATCCCGCTCCCCTCCGTTTCCTCAAAAATAAGCGAGAACTGCCCGGGCAAAGAAGGGAGACAGGTAAGCCTCTACCAATCCCCCCCCTATCAGGAGTACAGCCACCAGTAACATCAGAAAAGAATAGGTTAAAAAACGCGGCAGGATGGCGCCACCAACCTGGCTGCGACTATGCATTAAACTGATGGAAAAGGAGATCCCCAGGACGGCGGCCAGAAACAGGGCCGGGATTTGAATAATATTGGGTGGTAAAATGGCCAGAAAGGAGAGAACCACCCCTGCAAGGGCCTTTTGCTGGACCAGGAAGCCGACGGTAAATCCCAGGATGGCACCCTTGAAAAAGACTAGACCGATAATTAAGGGGATGCCGATTACCGTTAAACCCAAAAACCAGACCAGACCCATTTCTTTCAAGGCGCTCATCAGGGCCTGGTAGGCGGCATAGTTAAATGCCGGGCCTTCGCCATTAAACTGGTCTAAGAGCTTCCCCAGGTAGGAGCCCATCTGGCTTACTTGCTGTGGCTCCAGGAAGTTAACGGCTACCGTCCCGGCTATAATCCCGGCCAGGAAGAAAAAGCCGACCAGCAGGTACAGGCCCAGGTTATCGTGTAGGTGTCTGGCCAGGGTCCGCTCCACCCCACTCCCTCCCCGGGGTAATGGCAGGACAATTTTCTACCCCCTAGATACTTATTCCGGTCCAGGATAATTATGCCTGCTAGATCCGGGTTACGGCCAGGATTCCGGTTATACTTTTAGCGTCCTGAATACCTCCCTCCAGGGCCATGGTTGCGGCCTCCGCCAGGGGAACGCGAACGATCTCGAGAAATTCATCTTCATCGGCCTTTTCCCGGTGGGGCCGCAGGCCTGTGGCCAGAAAGAGATGCATGACCTCATCGGAAAAGCCTGGCGTGGAATAGAAGGTTAGAAGGGGCTTCCATTCAGCTGCTGCCAGTCCGACCTCTTCGGCCAGTTCCCGCCGGGCGCAAGCGACGGGTTCTTCGCCGGCATCGAGTTTGCCGGCCGGTATCTCCAGGGTCACCCGGTTGATGGGATAGCGATACTGGCGCACCAGGTAGACGTTTTTTTCTGCATCCAGGGCGATGATGGCCACTGCTCCGGGGTGTTCCACCACCTCGCGGCTGGCTTCGCGACCGTTGGGCAGCCGCACCTTATCCCGGCGCAGGTTTAAGATACGGCCTTCGTAAATGCGCTCTGAGGTAAGGCGGGTTTCGGTTAGATCCATTGAAAACAAATCCTCCTTTGCAAATAGGGTCCCCATAAGGGCTCATCCGAAACGAAGAAACTGGCGGCTGCCGCCAGTTTCCCCTCTGACCTCCTGTTTTTCGCTGTCATATCTATTTAAGCCTGGTTCGTTTTAGCCGGTTAATTTATCTTGGCGCCAATCCGCAGCTTGTCGGCAACCATGGCGATAAACTCCGAGTTGGTGGGTTTACCCCGTTCGACGTTAATAGTGTACCCAAAGAATTTATTCATCATCTCGACATTACCCCGGTCCCAGGCCAGTTCGATGGCATGGCGGATGGCCCGCTCGACACGGCTGGGAGTAGTCATATACTTACGGGCAATGAGGGGATAGAGCTCCTTCGTTACCGCCCCCAGGAGGCTGACGTCATCAATGACCATAAGAATGGCCTCCCGCAGATACTGGTAACCCTTAATGTGAGCCGGCACGCCCATTTGATGAATAATTTTAGTTACCTCAACGTCCATATTACGCCCGGCCCGGTTAATCTGGGGCGGCGCTGCCGGCAAGGGATGACCGTTGGCCAGCTGTCGTAACCTGTTCCCCAGGACTTCCAGGTCAAAGGGCTTTAATATGTAGTAGTCAGCTCCCAGCTCGACCGAGCGCATGGTCATACTTTCTTGTCCCAGGGCGGTGAGGATAACTATCTTTGGCCGCGGCTCAAAATTTAGAACCTGGAGTTTCTCTAACACCCCAATGCCGTCCAGGTGCGGCATGATAATGTCCAGGATGACGATATCGGGTTCTTGCTCCTGAATAAGTTGCAGGGTCTCCTGGCCATTATGAGCTACCCCGGAGAGGACAAAATCCTGCTGGTCGTGAAAGAATTCCTCCAACACCTCGCAAAATTCCCGATTATCATCGGCAATGAGTACTTTAATGCTCTCCATATTATTTCATCCCGCCTCCTGCAAAGCCTGTCATTTATTTGGCAGATAGTGTTTCGACGTCCGGAGGGGATAATCCTTCCATCCGCAGAAAGAGGCAAAAGTTTTGGTTATCCTACATAAAAATCCATAAAAAGGAAATAGCCAGGGGTTTCGACAGCAGCACCCCTGGTTGAAGTCGGAGGCATTAGATTGGTCTCTTGAAGCATCCATTCGGCCAGGACGCCATAACCCCGGGTAGGATCATTGATAAAGACATGGGTTACGGCACCCACCAGCTGTCCATCCTGGAGAATGGGGCTGCCACTCATACCCTGGATAATGCCGCCGGTAATGGCCAGTAGCCGCGGGTCAGTAATCCTTAGAACCAGGCCTTTACCGCTGGCTCGCTGGTGGGGCATGACCCGTTCGATCTCCACCTGGAAACTTTCGACCTTTTCCCCTTCGATAACCGTCAGGATTTCCGCTGGTCCAGGATGCACACTGTCGGCCAGGGCTACAGGCACCTGCTGGCTGCCGCCGGGTCTACCAGTTATTGTCCCAAATATGCCAACAGTTGTATTCTTTTGTATCGTCCCGGTAAACTGGCCGTTATCCAGGAATACCCCCAGCTTTTCCCCCGGTTGACCCCGATGCCCCTGGTGGATACCTTGGATAGCGGCGGCTACTATCTTACCCCCGCTGATATCCATAGCCGTCTGGCCGTCACTGCTGGTGACAACGTGCCCCAGGGCGCCAAAAACGCCCTTGTTTTGTTCAAAAAAGGTCAGGGTACCGACACCGGCCGTGCTATCCCGGACATAAACGCCGATCCGGAAACGTCCGGTTTCCTGGCAGTACCTCGGCCGGATATTGATATTTAACAACCGGCCGTCTCTTTTGACGGTCAGCCGGGCGGGCCGGTTGGCCTGCCCGGCGGCATTGATCAGGTTAGCTACCTCCTGGTCGCTGGTTACCTTCTGGCCGTCAATGGCTAGAATGGTATCGCCTGTTTCCAGGCCTGCCTGCCGGGCCAGGTATATTTTATTACCCTGCTCATCGATAACTGCCGCCTGACCCACCACCTGGACCCCCTCGGTCTTCAGAAAAACCCCGATAGCCTGGCCGCCGGGAGAAACATGCACCGGTTGGACCAGCTGGATGGTGATATTCTTCAGGGGAATAAAGCCAAAGAGTTTTAGTTGCAATTGCAACCATTGGGGAAAACTGCTGGTGGCGGCACTGGTCCGGTCACCGCTGTCAACCCGGACCTCAACCTGGCGGGCCAGTCCTGGCGGCAGGTCCCAGGGCAGGGTAAGGGGCGCTGCTGCCGTTAGGCGCTGTTGCCAGGGCAGGGTAAAGAAGTTACGTACCGGCGGGGCCAGTCCACCATAAAGGATCATTGCCGCCAGCACCAGGCCCAGGACCCGGTGCCCCAGGCGTTTCAAAGGCATCACCTTCTTACAAAAATTAGATGCTCAACGGTGCTCACGGTGCTGGAGGTACAGGCGAAGGGCGACTTGGTTCGAGGCGTTAGATACTTGCGCGAAGCCGCAGCGAGGTGGCGGTGAACGGGATAGGGATCGTAACGTAAATTCAGGAACTAAGATTCTCGCCCCCAGCAGCGTTTATTCAAAGAGATAAAAGTAAGCCACCCCCACCACCGAGCAAGGCTGAGCGCCAAGTCTGTTAGCCGAGAACCACCGGAGCCCGGAGCTGTACCTCCAGTACCCAAGCTGCTCTAGCCCCCCAATCCTATCTTAAAACGTGATTTTGTTTTTTGTTCTAAACATAAAATAACCTCAAGCCGTTGCTTTTATGCTGTCAAAAACGACCTGAGGTGGAGATTGAGCCTGATTCAGGGAGCCATCAAGATATATTTACCGTTATTTAATTTTTTTTAGCATAAATTTCATTATGTGGCCCCTGATTGCCTTAAAATGTCGGCAGCATGTTCTCGGGCCACCGGGCTGGAAGAGCCGGATAAAAGCCGCGCCACCTCATCTACTCTGTCCTCACCTTGCAGGATTGCTACCCTGGTAAAGGTGCGGCCGTCCTGGACAACCTTACTCACCCGGTAGTGCTGCCTGGCGTAACTGGCCAGCTGGGCCGAATGGGTAACGCTAAAAACCTGGTGCCGGCGGCTGATGGCCGCCAGGGTCCGGGCTACCGCCCGGGCCGCGGCGCCGCCGACCCCGGCGTCAATTTCATCAAAAATTAATGTGGGTACAGCGTCAACCTCGGCCAGGATACTCTTTAAGGCCAGCATTACCCGGGCCATCTCGCCGCCGGAAGCAATCTGGGCCAGGGGGCGAGTGCCCTCCCCCGGATTGGGCTGGAAAAGAAAGGTGACCTCATCCAGGCCTTTAGGGCCGGGTACGTCCGCCTCTGTGCAGGCCACTTTGATCCGGGCTCGGGGCATGGCCAGGTCCTTGAGAATTCCCTCCAGATCCTTTTCAACTTTTTGGGCTGCTTCCAGCCGCCGCCGGCGTAAAAGGACAGCCTTTTCCCGGTACCCCTCCTCAGCCTGTTGGATCTCCTTTTCCAGACCGGCGGCCTGCTGTTCCCGCTGTTCCAGCCCTTCCAGGGCCGCCGCTGTTTCGGCCTGGTATGCCAGGATGGCCTGGATACTATCGCCGTACTTACGTTTTAAATTCTTGATCAATTCCAGGCGGTTTTCGATCTCTTGCAACCGCCGGGGATCGTACTCCAGACCTTCGCCATAACGATGCAGGCTGCGAGCTACCTCTTCTACCTGGGCCGCCGCTCCCTCCAGGGTTACCTGCCAGGCCTGCAGCCCCGGGTCAATGGCTGCCAGGGCCTCCAGTTCCTTCGCTGCCTGGCTGATCTGATCATAAGCAGAGCGGCCTTCCCCGGCAAAAAGGGTGGTGTAAATCGCTGCCGCGCCCCGGGCCAACCTTTCCGCATTATTAAGGATATCTCGCTGGTGGGTCAATTCCTCTTCTTCCCCGGGGTGCAGGGCGGCCGCAGCTATCTCCTGGATCTGGTATTGCCAGAAATCGCGCTGCTGCTCCCTTTCCCGGTTATTGCCGCAGAGTTCCGCCAGTTCTCTTTTTAAATCCTGCCAGCGGTCATAGAGCTCCCGGACCTCCTGCCGCAAGGCCATCAGGTTGGCCAGGCCGTCCAGCATGTCCATTTGATAAGCCGGTCTAAGGATGGATTGATAGGCATGCTGGCCGTGGATATCCACCAGCATCTGGCCAATTCGCTGGTACATCCCCAGGGTCAGGCTGCGGCCGTTGATGCGGCAGTTGTGCCGCCCGCTCCGGCTGATCTCCCGGTTAAGGAGCAAGGTACCATCCTCTTCGGTTGGTATACCCATTTCGGCCAGGGCTGCTGCCAGCCCCGGCAGGCCCTCCGTCTGGAAAAGGCCCCGGACTTCCGCTTTCTCAGCCCCGGCCCGGATGTATTCCGCCGAAGCCCGCGCCCCCACCAGCAACCCTACAGCGTCGACAATAATCGATTTGCCGGCTCCCGTTTCACCAGTGAGGACCGTCAGCCCTGGCTCCAGGCTGAGCTGCAGGGACTCGATCAACGCCAGGTTCTCGATTTGCAGTTCCCGGAGCACCCTATTTCACCCTTCCCCGAGTTCCCGGAAGCGCTGTAAAACTGTAGCTACCGCTTCCTTGGGTTTGACAATCACCAGAATGGTATCATCGCCGGCTACAGTACCGATAACTTCCGGCCAGTCGATAGAATCCAGGCAGGAAGCCACGGCGTGGGCCGTCCCCGGCAGGGTCCGGATTAAAATTAAATTTTCGCTATCATCAACTTTAATAACCGAGTCGGTAAATAAACGCTGCAGCCGGCCGTAGGGATTAATGAGGCGTTGCCCGGGGGGCGCGGCATAACGGTAGAGGTTTTCCCCTGCCGGAACCTTGACCAGGCCCAGTTCTTTGATATCCCGGGAAACGGTTGCCTGGGTTACCCTGAGGCCCCGCCGGCGCAGCTCTTTAGCCAGTTGATCCTGGGTGGCTATGGGCGTCGCGGCTATCAGCTTCAGGATTAATTGCTGGCGCTGGGTTTTCATCCTCCTGCCTGCTCCCCCCTTCCTTCAACTTTTCCCGTACCAGGCTGAAAAAGGTGTTGTTTTGCAACCTGATCAGGCGGGTTGGGGTCCCGGCCCGGGTTACCTTGATGACGTCGCCATCCCGGAGGTGCAGTCCCTGCTGGCCGTCGACTGTCAGCATCACCTCGGCGCCGGGGGCGTGGACGCAGACCCGGATCGCCTGCTCACCCGGTACCACCAGGGGCCGGGCGTAGAGGGTGTGGGGGCAAATGGGGGTGAGAATCATGACCTGGAGCTGGGGCGAAACCAGGGGACCCCCGGCCGACAGGGAATAGGCCGTAGATCCTGTCGGTGAGGAGACGATTAAACCATCAGCCGGGTAGGTATCCAGGTAAGCGGTATCAATATAAACCTCCAGGCGCAGCATGCGGGAAAAAGCGCCCTTGGTGATGACGATATCGTTTAAAGCCGTACAGGATAGTACCTGTTCCGACCGCTCCACTGAACCCTGGAGCATCATCCGCTCTTCCACCCGGTAGGCGCCGGCCAGGAGTTTATCCAGGGCCGGATAAAGCTCCGCCAGTTCGATCTCCGTGAGAAAACCCAGGTGGCCCAGGTTAATGCCCAGGATGGGGGTACCGGTCCGGGCCACCAGCCGGGCCGCCCGCAGGAGGGTCCCATCGCCCCCCAGGGCTAAGAGGGCCTGGGCCGTGACTACTTCGTCTTCCGCCACGCCCTTTGCCGGGCATCCCAAGGCGGCGGCCTTCCGGTGGGAGATCAGGACCTGGACCTGCCGGTTTTCCAGGTAGTGTATAATCTCCAGGGCCGTTTCCCGGACCCGGGGTTTTTCCAGGTTGGCGACCATACCGATCCGCTGCAACGAACTCCCCCATTTCCCTGGCGGGGTTTCCAGCATCTTTTACAAAGCTCCTAAGGAACTTCCCTGTGGGCGGCGGCCACTACTTCCTTGATCAGGGCCGGCCAGGTGTCCTCTGCCAGGGCCTGCCCCCTTAAACCCAGCCAGAGGAGGAATTCCCGGTTGCCTTCCGGCCCCCTGACTGGCGAGTAGGTTAGGCTTCGGACTCGCAGGCCCAGCTCCGTGACGCCGGCCAGCACCTCCTGCAGAATCTCCTGGTGGACGGATGCCTCGCGCACCACGCCCTTTTTGCCTACCCGGCCAGGGCCGGCTTCAAATTGGGGTTTCACCAGGGCTACTATTTCCCCGTCTGGTTTCAGGCACCCGGCGACGGCCGGCAGGATCTTTAGCAGGGATATAAAGGAGACATCAATGGTGGCTACATCCGCAGGTTCGCCCAGGAGCCCCGGTTCCAGGAAGCGGGCGTTGACCCGTTCCAGGACTGCGACCCTGGGGTCCTGGCGCAGGGACCAGGCCAGCTGGCCGTAACCCACGTCTACGGCATAGACCCGGGCCGCCCCGTGCTGGAGGGCGCAATCGGTAAACCCGCCGGTGGAAGCCCCCACATCAAGGATTATTTTACCCGTTAAATCAATCTTAAAGACCTCCAGGGCGCGGGCCAGTTTCAGCCCCCCCCGGCTGACGTAGGGCAGGTGCCGCCCCGTCAGGCGGATGGCCGCCGTCGCCGGTACAGCAGCACCGGGCTTGTCAACCGGGACATTGTCGACCAGCACCTCCCCGGCCATAATGGCCGCCCGGGCCTGTTCGCGGCTGGGGTAAAGACCCCGTTGTACCAGCAGGAGGTCCAGACGTACTTTAGCCACCCCAAATCCCCCTGCTCTGACTGCGTTTCCGGCTCAGGGCCGGCTCGCCCTGAAGTAAAACCTGGACGGCGGCCTTGATCCCGGCCGGTGTCAGGCCCAGGTGTTCCCGCAGTAACCCGGGTTTACCCTGGGGCACGAAACTATCCCTGATCCCCAGGCACTCTACCCGGACACCCTGGTGTCCGGTCCTGGCCAGGAGCTCCAGCACGGCGCTGCCGAAGCCGCCGGCCAGGATGTGTTCCTCTACCGTCACCAGGCGGCCGGTCCGGTCCGCCCAGGTCAGGATCAGTTCTTCATCTAGTGGTTTAACAAAGCGGGGGTTGATAACGGTGGCCTCGATCCCATCCCCGGCCAGGTCCCGGGCCGCCTCCAGGGCGGCATATACCAGGGGGCCCAGGGCCAGGATAGTGACATCCCGGCCGCGGCGCAGGATCTCGCCCCGGCCCAGGGGTAAAGGCTGGGCCGTACCAGTCAGGGGTACTCCCACGCCGGCGCCCCGGGGATACCGCAGGGCCGCCGGTCCCCGGTACTGCAAGGCTGTAACCAGCATGTGCCGGAGTTCCTGTTCATCCTTGGGAGCCATCAGTACCAGGCCAGGGATGCTGCGCAACAGGGCTAAATCAAAGAGGCCCTGGTGGGTTTCGCCATCTTCCCCCACCAGGCCGGCCCGGTCGATGGCCAGGACTACCGGCAGCTCCATCAGGGCGATATCATGGATTACCTGGTCAACGGCCCGCTGGAGGAATGTCGAATAGATGGCTACTACCGGGTGCATGCCGGCGGCGGCCAAACCGGCGGCCATAGTCAGGGCATGCTGCTCGGCAATGCCGACATCGTAAAAGCGTTGCGGGAAGCGCCGGGCAAAGGGGGTGAGGCCGGTACCATCGGGCATGGCGGCTGTAATGGCCACCAGGTGATCATCCCTTTCGCCCTGGCGCACCATCTCCGCGCCGAAAACCGCAGTATAACTGGGCGGACCTCCTTTGTTTAGCGGTTCTCCCGTTGCCGGGTCGAAGGGGCCGATACCGTGGAAGAGGTCCGGGTGTTCTTCGGCCGGCTGGTAGCCCTTGCCTTTGGTAGTTATAACATGGACCAGCACCGGTCCCCGGCTATTGCGGGCATGCTGGAGGACTTCCCGTAGCTGGGGGATATTATGACCATCGATAGGTCCCAGGTAGGTAAAGCCAATCTCCTCAAAGAACATGCCGGGAACGACCAGGTATTTAAAGCTGTCTTTGAGGCGGTCAATGACCTTGAGTACCCGGGGCCCCACATGGGGCAAGCGATTGAGGAGGTTCTCCAGCTCTTCCTTACCCCGGGAGTACATAGGGTCAGTCCGCAGGCGGGAGAGGTAGGCCGCCAGGCCGCCCACCGGTGGGGCGATGGACATCTCGTTATCATTTAAAACAACAATCAGGTTGGTCTGCAGGTGCCCGGCGTGATTCATAGCTTCGAAGGCCATCCCGCCTGTCAAGGCACCGTCACCGATAACTGCTATCACCTGGTAATCTTCTTTTTTTAGATCCCGGGCCAGGGCCATCCCCAGGGCCGCGGAAATAGAGGTACTGCTGTGGCCGGTGTCAAAGACATCATAAGGGCTCTCGGCCCGTTTGGGAAAACCGCTTATCCCGTCGAACTGGCGCAAGTTAGCCATAGCCTCCCGCCGGCCGGTGAGCATCTTATGCACGTAGCACTGGTGACCCACATCCCAGATGATCTTATCCCGGCGGAGATTAAAGACGCTATGCAGGGCCAGGGTCAGCTCTACTACCCCCAGGTTGGGGGCGAGATGGCCGCCGGTGCGGGCGACTTTCTGCACCAGCTCCTGCCGGATCTCCCGGGCCAGTAACTCCAGCTCCCCGGGAGTCAACTTTTTGACATCAGCCGGTTCCTTAATTTTTGCCAACAGGCTCATGGCCGTCTCCCTTTCCTGGACCCGTTCTGGACGGGTCGCCATCCGGTTAGCTTTTCCAGGGCGTACAGCACCCTGCCCACAAAAAAGACGATCTCGTTGGCCTGACGCAAGGCAAAGCTCTTGCCCAGGGCTTTACCGCCCACCGTTACCGCTGCCACCACGGCCGTCATCAGGGTGCTGATGAGGATGTCCTCCGCCCCGTGCTGGCCGACCAGGCGCAGGATGATCACTGCCCCCACTGCTCCGCTCAGGGTGCCACTGGCGTCGCCGATGACGTCGTTACAAAAGCTAGCCACCCGGTCGGCATTACGTAAAAGGCTCAGACCCTGGCGGGCGCCGGGTATCTTTTTAGCGGCCCGGGCATGCAAAGGGGCTTCAACAGCCGCTGCCGTCGCCACGCCGATGATGTCAAAGATGATACCCGCCAGGATAATCAACAGCAACAGGGCAAAGGAGAGAATGACTGAGGTTATTTTACCCAAAAAAAACTGGGAACCATAGCCTGCTGCCAGGGCTATAAAAAAAGTCCCCCCGCCCATGGTCAGGGCATTCAACCAGGAGGAACGACCTTGTGCTTTGGCCACTTTATTATTTTATGCCTCCACCACCGGCAAGGTTATGTAGAACAGGTAAAATGAAAATTCAGGTGGGTGGCAGCTGGCCGGATAAATGTTATGGCTTAGGTCCAGTAGGTTTTCCCGGCAACCTACCATGCGTCGCCGTCATGGCGGTTTCCCTTTAAAGGTTGCCCTGCCCCGTCACCGGCAGCAGGACTGGATTACCACTTAGCACATACTTTAATCCCCGGTCAGCCTTACAGGTGGTAAACAGTCTAGGGGTTTTCCCCGGCAATCCCGACCATCTTTTAGCCTCTTTTGCAACAGAGGTTTCCGCTGAAATCACCGGTTTTCGGCGAAAACCGGGACAGGCCAACCGGCCTGCATCCACCCCTGCCGCTCAAGGCAGGCTACGCTGCAGCCAGCACCCTCCGTACCAACTGCAGGTTTCTACCCCAAGCCATAGTATTTGCTCCTGCCGCGGAGCTTTCCCACGCACCTGGGTCTCCGCGGAGGGAGGGTCCACGCCTACATGCCATTGTAGATCGCCCCCCCTCCTTAACTCCCAGTACCAACC
Proteins encoded in this region:
- the argR gene encoding arginine repressor → MKTQRQQLILKLIAATPIATQDQLAKELRRRGLRVTQATVSRDIKELGLVKVPAGENLYRYAAPPGQRLINPYGRLQRLFTDSVIKVDDSENLILIRTLPGTAHAVASCLDSIDWPEVIGTVAGDDTILVIVKPKEAVATVLQRFRELGEG
- the dxs gene encoding 1-deoxy-D-xylulose-5-phosphate synthase; translated protein: MSLLAKIKEPADVKKLTPGELELLAREIRQELVQKVARTGGHLAPNLGVVELTLALHSVFNLRRDKIIWDVGHQCYVHKMLTGRREAMANLRQFDGISGFPKRAESPYDVFDTGHSSTSISAALGMALARDLKKEDYQVIAVIGDGALTGGMAFEAMNHAGHLQTNLIVVLNDNEMSIAPPVGGLAAYLSRLRTDPMYSRGKEELENLLNRLPHVGPRVLKVIDRLKDSFKYLVVPGMFFEEIGFTYLGPIDGHNIPQLREVLQHARNSRGPVLVHVITTKGKGYQPAEEHPDLFHGIGPFDPATGEPLNKGGPPSYTAVFGAEMVRQGERDDHLVAITAAMPDGTGLTPFARRFPQRFYDVGIAEQHALTMAAGLAAAGMHPVVAIYSTFLQRAVDQVIHDIALMELPVVLAIDRAGLVGEDGETHQGLFDLALLRSIPGLVLMAPKDEQELRHMLVTALQYRGPAALRYPRGAGVGVPLTGTAQPLPLGRGEILRRGRDVTILALGPLVYAALEAARDLAGDGIEATVINPRFVKPLDEELILTWADRTGRLVTVEEHILAGGFGSAVLELLARTGHQGVRVECLGIRDSFVPQGKPGLLREHLGLTPAGIKAAVQVLLQGEPALSRKRSQSRGIWGG
- the recN gene encoding DNA repair protein RecN, which gives rise to MLRELQIENLALIESLQLSLEPGLTVLTGETGAGKSIIVDAVGLLVGARASAEYIRAGAEKAEVRGLFQTEGLPGLAAALAEMGIPTEEDGTLLLNREISRSGRHNCRINGRSLTLGMYQRIGQMLVDIHGQHAYQSILRPAYQMDMLDGLANLMALRQEVRELYDRWQDLKRELAELCGNNREREQQRDFWQYQIQEIAAAALHPGEEEELTHQRDILNNAERLARGAAAIYTTLFAGEGRSAYDQISQAAKELEALAAIDPGLQAWQVTLEGAAAQVEEVARSLHRYGEGLEYDPRRLQEIENRLELIKNLKRKYGDSIQAILAYQAETAAALEGLEQREQQAAGLEKEIQQAEEGYREKAVLLRRRRLEAAQKVEKDLEGILKDLAMPRARIKVACTEADVPGPKGLDEVTFLFQPNPGEGTRPLAQIASGGEMARVMLALKSILAEVDAVPTLIFDEIDAGVGGAAARAVARTLAAISRRHQVFSVTHSAQLASYARQHYRVSKVVQDGRTFTRVAILQGEDRVDEVARLLSGSSSPVAREHAADILRQSGAT
- a CDS encoding TlyA family RNA methyltransferase — encoded protein: MAKVRLDLLLVQRGLYPSREQARAAIMAGEVLVDNVPVDKPGAAVPATAAIRLTGRHLPYVSRGGLKLARALEVFKIDLTGKIILDVGASTGGFTDCALQHGAARVYAVDVGYGQLAWSLRQDPRVAVLERVNARFLEPGLLGEPADVATIDVSFISLLKILPAVAGCLKPDGEIVALVKPQFEAGPGRVGKKGVVREASVHQEILQEVLAGVTELGLRVRSLTYSPVRGPEGNREFLLWLGLRGQALAEDTWPALIKEVVAAAHREVP
- a CDS encoding NAD(+)/NADH kinase, with the translated sequence MQRIGMVANLEKPRVRETALEIIHYLENRQVQVLISHRKAAALGCPAKGVAEDEVVTAQALLALGGDGTLLRAARLVARTGTPILGINLGHLGFLTEIELAELYPALDKLLAGAYRVEERMMLQGSVERSEQVLSCTALNDIVITKGAFSRMLRLEVYIDTAYLDTYPADGLIVSSPTGSTAYSLSAGGPLVSPQLQVMILTPICPHTLYARPLVVPGEQAIRVCVHAPGAEVMLTVDGQQGLHLRDGDVIKVTRAGTPTRLIRLQNNTFFSLVREKLKEGGSRQEDENPAPAINPEADSRDAHSHPGSTG